A region from the Benincasa hispida cultivar B227 chromosome 10, ASM972705v1, whole genome shotgun sequence genome encodes:
- the LOC120088626 gene encoding uncharacterized protein LOC120088626 yields MAPTPKSHLGVIFFISFVFFTAIPSISAAGSVAPTVYDVLPQYGLPSGLLPDSVVNYTLSSDGQFVVNLAKPCYIHFDYLVYYHKTITGKLEYGSISDLDGIEVQKFFLWLDVKEIRVDLPPSDNIYFQVGFINKKLDIDQFKTVHSCQDSGLASSLGSWKRILELPPPVDDIQMLITE; encoded by the coding sequence ATGGCTCCGACCCCAAAATCTCATCTGGGTGTAATCTTTTTTATCTCCTTCGTCTTCTTCACCGCCATTCCTTCGATTTCTGCAGCCGGATCCGTTGCTCCTACTGTCTATGATGTCCTCCCCCAATATGGCCTTCCCAGTGGCCTTTTACCGGACTCCGTCGTCAACTACACACTCTCCTCCGATGGTCAATTTGTTGTTAATTTGGCCAAACCATGTTACATCCATTTCGATTACTTGGTTTATTACCACAAGACCATTACTGGGAAGCTCGAATATGGCTCCATCTCTGATCTGGACGGCATCGAGGTTCAGAAATTTTTTCTCTGGTTGGATGTGAAAGAAATCAGAGTCGATTTGCCGCCTTCTGATAACATATACTTCCAAGTTGGGTTTATCAACAAGAAGCTTGACATCGACCAGTTCAAGACGGTCCACTCATGCCAGGACAGTGGTTTGGCCTCTTCTCTTGGCTCCTGGAAACGGATTCTTGAG